One part of the Mycoplasmopsis columboralis genome encodes these proteins:
- a CDS encoding IS30 family transposase: MLKNNEYSFNEIADKLKIHRISLYHEIKKNSDLYGYIACSAQNKHDIRRQWSEQIKLRNTFEKYLEFSKLFLSKFDKKTWGVEVTYLVITNNYPEVNHPSLRTVFNWINSGIWVITRDDRLRKIYKKGRKRYISAVERLVGKRWVVPYWARPSKIDDRTDFGHWELDLIVGKTGLKQNHLLTFVERKSRFGLIKKVYSKDPWKILITLWDLIKEYRLNVKSITTDNGFEFNKLFYLGYRLKIKIYLTDPYASFEKGTIEHYNGIVRRFFKKRTNFNNVSDEKIKEIQDKINQMPRKIHGYLSADEIFFDLNYYKEKWNPIPMEEKLFTKIQRRRPSNTSRNKFFKNKY, encoded by the coding sequence TTGCTAAAAAATAATGAATATTCTTTCAATGAAATAGCAGACAAACTCAAAATTCACAGGATTTCTCTATATCATGAAATTAAGAAAAATTCAGATCTGTATGGGTATATAGCTTGTTCGGCACAAAACAAACATGACATTAGAAGACAATGATCTGAACAAATCAAATTAAGAAATACATTTGAAAAATATCTAGAATTTTCAAAACTTTTTCTTAGTAAATTTGACAAAAAAACATGAGGCGTCGAGGTTACCTATTTAGTGATTACTAACAATTATCCAGAAGTAAATCATCCTTCCTTAAGAACGGTTTTTAATTGGATTAATTCAGGAATATGAGTAATAACTAGAGATGACAGACTCAGAAAAATATACAAAAAAGGTAGAAAAAGATATATTAGCGCAGTAGAAAGATTAGTAGGTAAAAGATGAGTTGTTCCTTATTGAGCAAGACCTTCTAAAATAGATGATAGAACAGATTTCGGTCATTGAGAATTAGACTTAATAGTCGGTAAAACCGGATTAAAACAAAATCATTTATTAACTTTCGTTGAAAGAAAAAGTCGTTTTGGACTAATCAAAAAAGTTTATTCGAAAGATCCTTGAAAAATATTGATAACTCTTTGAGACTTAATTAAAGAATACCGATTAAATGTTAAATCTATCACTACTGATAATGGCTTTGAATTTAACAAACTTTTTTACTTGGGTTATAGATTGAAGATAAAAATATACTTAACAGATCCGTATGCTTCTTTTGAAAAAGGAACTATCGAGCACTATAACGGAATAGTTAGAAGATTTTTCAAAAAACGAACTAATTTTAATAATGTCTCTGATGAAAAAATAAAAGAAATTCAAGACAAAATTAATCAAATGCCAAGAAAAATTCACGGTTACCTTTCCGCTGACGAGATATTTTTCGATTTAAATTACTACAAGGAAAAGTGAAATCCAATTCCTATGGAAGAAAAATTATTTACAAAGATCCAAAGAAGAAGACCTAGCAATACTTCAAGAAACAAATTTTTCAAAAATAAATATTAA
- a CDS encoding anhydro-N-acetylmuramic acid kinase, with protein MKNNYYAIGLMSGTSLDGLDIAYVNIKQNSSDPQDISVQLINFDIVEYPQTLKAKILKSFKEEFDSRFMCSLNFEIAHFYAQSVNDFIAKYNLDKAKVDFVATHGQTIYHLIDPSENEVKSTLQLGDISVLAQQVGITTIGDFRPADMANGGQGAPLVPMPDWLLLKKPNTIRLLQNIGGMGNVTVVKEDINEIFAFDTGPGNILIDLAMQKFYNQGYDKDAKVALSGQVNKALLEKLIQKDTDYLNIKPPKSTGRERYSIEYLNDVLVGFENIPHQDVVSTLTQYTAYSIYHAYTNYVLTNDTKAEIYVSGGGANNIYLMNALKEYFKPLDIPVNQSNVLNINIDAKEAIAFAVLGYLTLQKLPGNVPNATGAKKFSILGKIALV; from the coding sequence TTGAAAAATAATTATTACGCCATTGGTTTAATGAGTGGAACTAGTTTAGATGGACTTGATATTGCTTATGTTAATATTAAGCAAAACTCAAGTGATCCACAAGACATTAGTGTACAGTTAATAAACTTTGATATTGTCGAATATCCACAAACACTTAAAGCTAAGATTCTTAAATCTTTTAAAGAAGAATTTGACTCACGCTTTATGTGTTCGCTTAATTTTGAAATCGCACATTTTTACGCTCAATCTGTAAATGATTTTATTGCTAAATACAATCTTGATAAAGCTAAAGTAGATTTTGTAGCTACTCACGGACAAACTATTTATCATTTAATTGACCCTAGTGAAAATGAAGTCAAATCAACATTGCAACTTGGTGATATTTCAGTACTTGCTCAACAAGTGGGTATTACTACCATTGGTGATTTTAGACCGGCTGATATGGCTAACGGAGGCCAAGGTGCTCCGCTAGTACCTATGCCAGATTGATTATTACTTAAAAAACCAAACACCATTAGATTGCTTCAAAACATTGGTGGAATGGGAAATGTAACGGTGGTTAAAGAAGATATTAATGAAATATTTGCTTTTGACACTGGACCTGGAAATATCTTAATTGATTTAGCAATGCAAAAATTCTACAATCAAGGTTATGATAAAGATGCTAAAGTTGCTTTAAGTGGACAAGTAAACAAAGCATTGCTTGAAAAATTAATTCAAAAAGATACTGATTATTTAAATATCAAACCTCCTAAAAGCACTGGAAGAGAAAGATACTCAATTGAATACTTAAATGATGTTTTAGTTGGGTTTGAAAATATACCTCACCAAGATGTTGTAAGTACCCTCACTCAATACACTGCTTATAGCATTTATCATGCTTATACTAATTATGTTTTAACTAACGATACAAAAGCAGAAATATATGTATCTGGCGGAGGAGCTAATAATATCTATTTAATGAATGCATTAAAAGAATATTTTAAGCCTTTAGATATTCCAGTAAATCAAAGTAATGTTTTAAACATTAATATTGACGCTAAAGAAGCAATTGCTTTTGCGGTTCTTGGATACTTAACATTGCAAAAATTACCAGGCAATGTTCCAAATGCTACTGGTGCTAAAAAGTTCTCTATTTTAGGAAAAATCGCATTAGTTTAA